One Panicum virgatum strain AP13 chromosome 3N, P.virgatum_v5, whole genome shotgun sequence DNA segment encodes these proteins:
- the LOC120666154 gene encoding uncharacterized protein LOC120666154, giving the protein MPRRTRVLLGLAFAAVLLLASGAAAEAGGLSAGLEAAMLSLHVLRRVEDDASSSVLEGEEEAAYPRRRALYSGGYIDYGALAASKAACYGPCPARGQACSNGCQAIYQCRG; this is encoded by the coding sequence atgccgcGGCGAACTCGAGTGCTGCTCGGTCTCGCCTTCGCTGCCGTGTTGCTGCTCGCCAGCGGCGCCGCTGCAGAGGCCGGAGGACTCTCGGCTGGCCTTGAGGCGGCGATGCTGTCCCTTCACGTGCTGCGGCGCGTCGAGGACGACGCGAGCAGCTCCGTGTtggagggcgaggaggaggcggcgtacCCGCGGAGGAGGGCGCTGTACAGCGGCGGGTACATCGACTACGGCGCTCTTGCCGCGAGCAAGGCCGCCTGCTATGGCCCGTGCCCCGCCCGCGGGCAGGCCTGCAGCAACGGCTGCCAGGCCATATACCAGTGCCGCGGTTAA